One genomic window of Magnetococcales bacterium includes the following:
- a CDS encoding acyl carrier protein: MSSEAILQKLTPIFQEVFDDEQLVVTETLSANDIPLWDSLSYVQLLVSIEQGFQIRFSASEVGELKDVSDLIGAIAAKQAE; this comes from the coding sequence ATGTCGAGTGAAGCCATTTTGCAGAAATTGACCCCCATTTTTCAGGAGGTTTTCGATGATGAGCAGTTGGTCGTAACTGAAACCTTGAGCGCCAACGATATTCCTCTATGGGATAGCTTGAGTTACGTACAACTGCTGGTCTCCATCGAACAGGGGTTTCAGATTCGTTTCAGCGCTTCGGAGGTGGGGGAGTTGAAGGATGTGTCGGATCTGATTGGAGCGATTGCTGCCAAGCAGGCCGAGTAG